A genomic window from Fusarium falciforme chromosome 2, complete sequence includes:
- a CDS encoding PAD domain-containing protein — MFFYLHLRHLLLALFLSINVVLATPNFNPRILADTNRDGIINHLDAANKHIWTSSRGAIFLPNIGDQQHRCPGVDLVKQPLSNFELAACNDASGDRLLTPEYAARLKTLPLSNLSKNAIGSIYTTPKSTLGRVRIFWKSQDSTDWSLVDPQITFNATSLATGLTLAIDGRELVTDSSIWDGLVNITFSVTDGNATASDTVAMKQAPVLIHHHLQAPQVVLSTDGNVTSSTWQTGFIDSIQNTLDSLDQSLPFVLFNETGDIWAQDFLEPGYASMPGPNGPISIRVLLRSAQSGRTAGRQVFSRLRGPGIGGFQPGLGSGFGHEEINSGGNFETIPPYVSRAGVEYKSGRAIAGKHFDKYPAESMVNFLEAQGVQKPLVLETGWLAVGHVDELVQFVPYDNELGFTIAIVDTLSAFSLLETAWKDGHGDAKVISYNGDMTPDNETIFIDPEVRNLTIKDLLNDKDFISINEYAQSFINETLDLLLVEVPLSESDILRVPTLWKDVTYPWPNTPDGHPLRLNRAPPGERQVKSFFPQSINGLVLGHDYLTPKPWGPVINGRDILEEVVKDVYARANMTVWLIDDYMSHHVRGGEVHCGTNTLREKDVAWWE; from the coding sequence ATGTTTTTTTATCTTCATCTTCGGCATTTATTGCTGGCTCTTTTTCTTAGCATCAATGTCGTGTTGGCCACGCCAAATTTCAACCCACGGATTCTGGCCGACACCAATCGCGacggcatcatcaaccaTCTCGACGCTGCAAACAAGCACATCTGGACTTCCAGCCGCGGCGCGATATTCCTCCCCAACATAGGAGATCAGCAGCATCGCTGTCCCGGGGTTGATCTTGTAAAGCAACCTCTCAGCAACTTTGAACTAGCCGCCTGTAACGACGCATCTGGAGACCGTCTTCTCACCCCTGAATACGCAGCTCGTCTCAAGACTCTTCCGCTGAGTAACTTGAGCAAGAATGCTATCGGTTCCATCTACACTACTCCCAAGTCCACCCTTGGCCGTGTTCGAATTTTCTGGAAGAGTCAAGATTCTACAGACTGGTCCTTGGTCGACCCGCAGATCACCTTCAACGCGACGAGCCTTGCAACAGGCCTCACGCTGGCCATCGACGGGCGAGAACTGGTGACTGACTCTTCTATCTGGGATGGACTTGTAAACATCACATTCAGTGTTACTGACGGTAATGCAACCGCAAGCGATACTGTAGCTATGAAACAGGCCCCCGTGCTGATCCATCACCACTTACAAGCCCCTCAAGTGGTTCTCAGTACCGATGGAAACGTCACCTCTTCGACCTGGCAGACCGGCTTCATCGACTCAATCCAAAACACCCTCGATAGTCTTGATCAAAGCCTCCCCTTCGTACTGTTCAACGAAACGGGTGACATCTGGGCCCAAGACTTTCTCGAACCCGGATACGCAAGCATGCCCGGCCCCAACGGACCAATCTCCATTCGCGTGCTCCTACGCTCCGCTCAATCGGGACGCACAGCAGGCCGTCAAGTCTTTTCTCGCCTTCGGGGTCCTGGAATTGGCGGTTTCCAGCCAGGTCTCGGTTCAGGCTTTGGCCACGAGGAGATCAACTCTGGAGGCAACTTTGAGACCATCCCACCATACGTCTCAAGAGCAGGAGTCGAGTACAAGAGCGGACGAGCTATCGCTGGGAAACACTTCGACAAATATCCAGCAGAGTCGATGGTCAATTTTTTGGAAGCTCAGGGTGTTCAGAAGCCATTGGTTCTCGAGACTGGGTGGCTTGCTGTCGGACATGTCGACGAACTGGTTCAATTCGTTCCATACGATAACGAACTTGGCTTTACCATTGCTATCGTTGATACACTTTCAGCTTTCAGTCTCTTGGAGACGGCTTGGAAAGACGGCCATGGTGATGCAAAAGTCATCAGTTACAATGGAGACATGACACCCGACAACGAAACCATCTTCATCGATCCAGAGGTCCGAAATCTTACGATCAAAGATTTACTCAACGACAAAGACTTTATCTCCATTAACGAGTACGCACAGAGCTTCATCAACGAAACcctcgacctccttcttGTAGAAGTTCCCCTGTCCGAGTCAGATATCCTCCGCGTCCCCACGCTCTGGAAAGACGTCACCTATCCCTGGCCCAACACCCCAGATGGCCATCCTCTACGTCTCAACAGGGCTCCTCCAGGAGAACGTCAGGTCAAGTCCTTCTTTCCACAGTCTATCAATGGGTTGGTCCTCGGACATGACTACCTGACGCCCAAGCCGTGGGGCCCTGTTATTAACGGCCGGGATATTCTCGAGGAGGTTGTCAAAGACGTGTATGCCAGGGCCAATATGACGGTTTGGCTGATCGATGATTACATGTCTCATCACGTTCGAGGTGGAGAGGTTCACTGTGGGACGAACACTTTGAGAGAGAAGGACGTTGCATGGTGGGAGTAA
- a CDS encoding PKS-ER domain-containing protein produces the protein MALKFNVFRGSSEGKIFSDSVERDLQPHEVFIETTHSGVCGTDKLYQPSGIALGHEGIGVVREVGSGVNTVKVGDRVGFGYTHEICGSCDNCCRDLDQYCRERKIYGFADTDNGSFSYGAVWDAKCVVPIPDGYDSADAAPLMCAGSTVWTVLTKYGVRCDDRVAVMGIGGLGHLAIKIAAAMGCQVVVLSSSESKREEAMEYGAAEYHVFKSGDEAPADFKPVKHLLLCGSANVDYASLVPLVDTDGIIYPLTASLEATPVPLTQFSLKGIRVQGSLVGSRDSTRKLLEFAARKNIKPTIMTYPLNEEGIESALHDLKEGKVRYRAVLVKE, from the exons ATGGCTCTCAAGTTCAACGTCTTCCGCGGTTCCTCTGAGGGAAAGATCTTTTCCGACAGCGTTGAGCGCGATCTTCAGCCCCACGAGGTCTTTATCGAGACGACGCATTCTGGCGTCTGTGGAACGGATAAGCTCTACCAGCCGAGCGGCATTGCGCTAGGCCACGAGGGAATTGGTGTTGTTCGTGAGGTTGGCTCTGGGGTCAACACTGTCAAGGTTGGCGATAGAGTTGGATTTGGGTATACGCATGAGATTTGCGGCAGCTGTGATAACTGCTGCAGAG ATCTGGATCAGTACTGCAGAGAGAGAAAGATTTATGGCTTTGCCGACACCGACAATGGATCCTTCAGCTACGGTGCCGTCTGGGACGCCAAGTGTGTTGTTCCCATCCCCGACGGCTACGACTCAGCCGACGCCGCTCCTCTCATGTGCGCCGGCTCAACCGTCTGGACCGTTCTCACCAAGTATGGCGTTCGCTGCGACGACCGTGTGGCCGTGATGGGCATCGGAGGTCTTGGCCACTTGGCCATCAAGATTGCCGCCGCCATGGGATGCCAGGTTGTTGTCCTGTCTAGCTCCGAGTCAAAGAGGGAGGAGGCCATGGAGTATGGTGCTGCCGAGTACCATGTTTTCAAGTCTGGAGATGAGGCTCCGGCTGATTTCAAGCCTGTCAAGCACCTGCTTCTGTGCGGCAGCGCAAACGTTGACTACGCCAG CCTGGTTCCTCTTGTGGACACGGATGGCATCATCTACCCCCTCACAGCCAGCCTGGAGGCCACACCAGTCCCCCTGACCCAGTTCTCCCTCAAGGGAATCCGAGTCCAGGGCTCCCTGGTCGGCTCTCGCGACAGTACCCGCAAGCTCCTCGAGTTTGCCGCCCGCAAGAACATTAAGCCCACAATCATGACATATCCTTTGAACGAGGAGGGCATCGAGTCAGCTCTGCATGATctgaaggagggcaaggttaGGTACAGGGCTGTTTTGGTTAAGGAGTAA
- a CDS encoding Tautomerase-3 domain-containing protein — MPYYQIYHSYPLDQEQRQSIAASITDLHCKTFTTPSFFVHVHFIQEDSSAGNYFLAGKPHTATSNRIVGIVRTSATRPRSAFDQLGAQIEDAWYEALKIAAPVDKKEWSQEDENKRLMMVTFVPMITIREGGMAIPEAGQEGGWLKGQMPFFEEMSGKGITDFTDLIEELKERDDLKKLLQ, encoded by the coding sequence ATGCCCTATTACCAAATCTATCACTCATATCCTCTCGACCAGGAGCAGCGACAGTCCATCGCTGCCTCCATCACCGACTTGCACTGCAAGACCTTCACTACGCCCTCGTTCTTTGTCCACGTGCACTTCATCCAAGAAGACTCCAGTGCCGGCAATTACTTCTTGGCCGGCAAACCTCACACAGCTACATCCAACCGCATCGTCGGCATCGTGCGAACGTCCGCTACCCGACCAAGGAGTGCTTTTGATCAACTAGGAGCTCAAATCGAAGACGCATGGTATGAGGCGTTGAAGATAGCTGCACCTGTTGACAAGAAGGAGTGGAGTCAAGAGGACGAAAACAAgcggttgatgatggtgacgtTTGTGCCCATGATTACGATTCGGGAGGGAGGCATGGCTATTCCCGAggcaggacaagaaggaggctggtTGAAGGGACAGATGCCCTTTTTCGAGGAGATGAGCGGCAAGGGTATCACTGATTTTACGGATTTGATagaggagctgaaggagagggatgacttgaagaagctgctACAGTAA
- a CDS encoding Epimerase domain-containing protein: MPKVLILGATGYLGKRLANVLVRSGQHRVYGVARNEAKAQSLAAAEVIPVICPNPVEEPEPYLNAIREHHIDVVVDVAGANQDSAKFLNDVQQIGQERLSKYKASGLHTGPKLGFIYCSGTWVHGSSKEPVNDLDVAGQSANNQPPALVAWRTDLENSILVASDTLDVAIVRPALIYGRESTIWTPFVLPLLQAARSGSSDTVQIPLLANSKPGLVHVDDVATGFKCAIEKLSLINGGSTYPVFDLVTSQESMQGIFDALAGVWKFKGKYELVGSGDNLFAEAMSTTMRGSSDRAKQLLGWEPTRTNGFITDMDVYAAAFASQH, from the coding sequence ATGCCCAAGGTCCTCATTCTCGGCGCCACAGGCTATCTTGGCAAGAGACTCGCCAACGTCCTTGTCCGCAGCGGCCAGCATCGAGTCTACGGTGTAGCTCGCAACGAAGCCAAAGCTCAATCTCTCGCCGCAGCTGAAGTCATTCCCGTTATTTGCCCCAACCCTGTTGAAGAGCCCGAGCCTTATCTCAACGCTATCCGAGAGCATCACATCGATGTTGTCGTCGATGTCGCTGGGGCCAACCAGGACTCGGCAAAGTTTCTCAACGATGTTCAACAGATCGGTCAAGAACGCTTGAGCAAGTACAAAGCTTCTGGGCTACACACTGGCCCTAAGCTTGGATTTATCTATTGCTCAGGGACATGGGTTCATGGCTCTAGCAAGGAACCAGTCAATGATCTTGATGTTGCTGGACAGAGCGCAAACAACCAACCACCAGCCCTTGTTGCTTGGCGTACGGACTTGGAAAACTCCATCTTGGTTGCTTCAGACACACTCGACGTCGCCATTGTCCGACCAGCTTTGATCTACGGTCGCGAGAGCACCATTTGGACGCCTTTTGTGCTTCCGCTGCTACAGGCCGCTCGGAGTGGAAGCTCGGACACTGTCCAAATTCCCCTACTCGCCAACTCTAAGCCAGGACTTGTTCATGTTGACGATGTTGCGACGGGGTTCAAATGTGCGATTGAAAAGCTGTCTCTCATCAACGGCGGATCTACGTACCCAGTTTTTGATCTAGTCACAAGCCAAGAGAGCATGCAAGGTATCTTTGACGCTCTGGCTGGAGTTTGGAAATTCAAGGGGAAATATGAATTGGTTGGATCAGGGGACAACCTGTTCGCAGAGGCTATGAGCACGACTATGAGGGGATCATCTGATCGGGCAAAGCAGCTTCTTGGTTGGGAACCTACGCGAACGAATGGATTCATTACGGATATGGATGTGTATGCTGCGGCCTTTGCGTCTCAGCATTAG
- a CDS encoding MBOAT-2 domain-containing protein: protein MESVNQGSVPINLIKGAFLLLGACIPTASIILATPKSGINSTPRYIWPVVVVAIGKRLFEMIADTGTSFVINGVIMGWVVLVLIQCCNCLIIRKLDSDDLVKGNIFRHSDGFIDRFYVTMRLLFNLRNVGNPWEVKRLNKFPRYYKGSKPSRSAYITRQVLIMAWQYLLLDIIYMSSLETPPEDAQRLFGPGIEFNYLNATAEQWGGRVAVGPVAGLAPARVSIDIPYRGFSILSVLLGITSTDQWPPLFGSMWDAYTIRGFWNTFWHQDCLWPMKSLSNYICRDLLGLSRPSFIERYLNILIVFLASGAMHLTIDLFSYKPPSKAPTLAFFGSMALAIMLEDAVQDLCRRITGVDTRKKDVKVPLWHRLVGYVWVTTWMTLTAPWYLAHAAQLPAETKWLVPFSLVSQIGLPAAGALLGVSGLILKYAIGGEV, encoded by the exons ATGGAGTCGGTCAATCAGGGCTCAGTGCCCATCAATCTCATCAAGGGCGCGTTTTTACTGCTCGGCGCATGTATCCCTACCGCGTCCATCATCCTCGCGACTCCAAAGTCAGGCATCAACTCGACACCGCGCTACATCTGGCCCGTCGTCGTAGTCGCGATCGGCAAGCGACTCTTTGAAATGATAGCAGACACGGGCACGAGCTTTGTCATCAACGGCGTCATCATGGGCTGGGTTGTGCTCGTCTTGATCCAGTGTTGCAATTGTTTGATCATTAGGAAGCTTGACTCTGATGACTTGGTGAAGGGCAACATTTTTCGACATTCTGATGGGTTTATCGACAGGTTTTATGTCACGATGCGTCTCTTGTTCAATCTGCGAAACGTTGGGAATCCGTGGGAGGTCAAACGCCTCAACAAGTTTCCACGCTACTACAAAGGGTCAAAGCCGAGTCGCAGCGCGTACATCACACGACAGGTCCTCATCATGGCATGGCAatacctcctcctcgacatcatctACATGTCCTCCTTGGAGACACCGCCAGAGGATGCCCAGAGACTCTTTGGTCCTGGTATAGAGTTCAACTACCTCAATGCCACTGCTGAGCAATGGGGAGGACGTGTCGCTGTTGGTCCTGTGGCGGGACTTGCACCGGCTCGAGTGTCCATCGACATCCCCTACCGAGGCTTCTCTATTCTCTCCGTCCTCCTCGGAATCACCTCTACTGATCAATGGCCGCCTCTGTTTGGAAGCATGTGGGATGCATACACCATCCGCGGCTTCTGGAA CACCTTTTGGCATCAGGACTGCCTATGGCCTATGAAATCACTCAGCAACTATATATGCCGAGACCTACTAGGTCTTTCACGGCCTTCATTCATAGAGCGCTACCTGAATATTCTCATCGTGTTCTTGGCTTCTGGCGCGATGCATCTCACCATCGATCTGTTTTCCTACAAGCCCCCATCCAAAGCACCCACGCTCGCCTTTTTTGGCTCCATGGCTTTAGCCATCATGTTGGAGGACGCAGTTCAAGATCTATGCCGCCGCATCACTGGCGTTGACACAAGGAAGAAGGATGTCAAGGTCCCCCTGTGGCATAGACTCGTGGGCTACGTTTGGGTTACGACCTGGATGACTCTGACAGCCCCTTGGTATCTGGCCCATGCCGCTCAACTACCGGCCGAGACAAAGTGGCTTGTTCCGTTTAGTCTGGTGAGTCAGATTGGGCTTCCGGCAGCAGGGGCGTTGCTGGGCGTGAGTGGGTTAATCTTGAAGTATGCTATCGGGGGTGAGGTTTAG